A stretch of Onychomys torridus chromosome 2, mOncTor1.1, whole genome shotgun sequence DNA encodes these proteins:
- the Dvl1 gene encoding segment polarity protein dishevelled homolog DVL-1 isoform X4, whose protein sequence is MAETKIIYHMDEEETPYLVKLPVAPERVTLADFKNVLSNRPVHAYKFFFKSMDQDFGVVKEEIFDDNAKLPCFNGRVVSWLVLAEGAHSDAGSQGTDSHTDLPPPLERTGGIGDSRPPSFHPNVASSRDGMDNETGTESMVSHRRERARRRNRDEAARTNGHLRGDRRRDLGLPPDSASTVLSSELESSSFIDSDEEDNTSRLSSSTEQSTSSRLIRKHKCRRRKQRLRQTDRASSFSSITDSTMSLNIITVTLNMERHHFLGISIVGQSNDRGDGGIYIGSIMKGGAVAADGRIEPGDMLLQVNDINFENMSNDDAVRVLREIVSQTGPISLTVAKCWDPTPRSYFTIPRADPVRPIDPAAWLSHTAALTGALPRYELEEAPLTVKSDMSAIVRVMQLPDSGLEIRDRMWLKITIANAVIGADVVDWLYTHVEGFKERREARKYASSMLKHGFLRHTVNKITFSEQCYYVFGDLCSNLASLNLNSGSSGASDQDTLAPLPHPSVPWPLGQGYPYQYPGPPPCFPPAYQDPGFSYGSGSAGSQQSEGSKSSGSTRSSHRTPGREECRAAGAGGSGSESDHTAPSGSGSTGWWERPVSQLSRGSSPRSQTSAVAPGLPPLHSLTKAYAVVGGPPGGPPVRELAAVPPELTGSRQSFQKAMGNPCEFFVDIM, encoded by the exons ATGGCGGAGACCAAGATCATCTACCACATGGACGAGGAGGAGACGCCGTACCTGGTCAAGCTGCCCGTAGCTCCCGAGCGCGTCACGCTGGCGGACTTCAAGAACGTGCTCAGCAACCGGCCGGTGCACGCCTACAAATTCTTCTTCAAGTCTATGGACCAGGACTTCGG GGTGGTGAAGGAGGAGATCTTCGATGACAATGCCAAGTTGCCCTGCTTCAATGGCCGGGTGGTGTCCTGG CTGGTCCTGGCTGAGGGCGCTCACTCGGATGCAGGGTCCCAGGGCACTGACAGCCACACAgacctgcccccaccccttgaGAGGACAGGCGGCATTGGGGACTCCAGGCCCCCCTCCTTCCA TCCAAATGTTGCCAGTAGCCGTGATGGAATGGACAATGAGACAGGCACAGAGTCCATGGTCAGTCACCGGCGGGAGCGAGCCCGACGTCGAAACCGTGATGAGG CTGCCCGGACCAATGGGCACCTGAGGGGGGACCGGCGACGGGACCTGGGACTGCCTCCAGACAGTGCATCCACTGTACTGAGCAGTGAGCTGGAATCTAGCAGCTTTATTGACTCAGATGAGGAGGACAACACAAGCCG GCTGAGCAGCTCTACAGAGCAGAGCACCTCCTCTCGGCTAATTCGCAAGCACAAATGTCGTCGGCGAAAGCAGCGTTTGAGGCAGACAGACCGG GCATCCTCCTTCAGCAGCATCACCGACTCCACCATGTCCCTGAACATCATCACCGTCACTCTCAACATGG AGAGGCACCACTTCCTGGGCATCAGCATCGTGGGCCAGAGCAACGACCGGGGTGATGGCGGCATCTACATTGGATCCATCATGAAGGGCGGGGCTGTGGCTGCTGATGGCCGCATTGAGCCAGGCGACATGCTGCTGCAG GTAAATGACATCAACTTTGAGAACATGAGCAACGATGACGCTGTGCGGGTGCTTCGGGAGATCGTATCCCAAACGGG GCCCATCAGCCTCACAGTGGCCAAGTGCTGGGACCCAACCCCTCGGAGCTACTTCACCATCCCAAGGG CTGACCCAGTGCGACCCATCGACCCGGCCGCCTGGCTGTCCCACACAGCAGCATTGACGGGTGCTCTGCCCCGCTATG AGCTTGAGGAGGCACCACTGACTGTGAAGAGTGACATGAGCGCCATTGTCCGGGTCATGCAGTTGCCAGACTCAGGACTGGAGATCCGGGACCGCATGTGGCTTAAGATCACCATTGCCAATGCTGTCATTG GGGCGGATGTGGTGGACTGGCTGTACACACACGTGGAGGGCTTCAAAGAACGAAGGGAGGCGAGGAAGTATGCCAGCAGTATGCTGAAGCACGGCTTCTTGAGGCACACAGTCAACAAGATCACCTTCTCTGAGCAATGCTACTATGTCTTTGGGGACCTGTGCAGTA aCCTTGCATCCCTGAACCTCAACAGTGGCTCCAGTGGAGCCTCAGATCAGGACACACTGGCCCCACTGCCCCACCCATCTGTACCCTGGCCCTTGGGTCAAGGCTACCCCTACCAGTACCCAGGACCCCCGCCCTGCTTCCCACCTGCTTACCAGGACCCTGGCTTCAGTTATGGCAGTGGCAGTGCTGGGAGTCAGCAAAGTGAAG gcaGCAAGAGCAGTGGGTCCACAAGGAGCAGCCATCGGACCCCAGGCCGAGAGGAGTGCCGGGCAGCTGGAGCTGGGGGCAGTGGCAGTGAATCAGATCACACGGCACCAAGTGGGTCTGGTAGCACTGGCTGGTGGGAGCGTCCTGTCAGCCAGCTTAGTCGTGGCAGCAGCCCTCGAAGTCAGACCTCGGCTGTTGCCCCAGGGCTCCCCCCACTGCACTCCCTGACAAAGGCCTATGCAGTAGTGGGTGGGCCACCTGGAGGGCCACCTGTCCGGGAGCTGGCTGCTGTTCCTCCAGAACTTACAGGTAGCCGCCAATCCTTCCAAAAGGCCATGGGAAACCCTTGTGAGTTCTTTGTGGACATTATGTGA